One Pseudomonadota bacterium genomic window, ACAAACACAAAATACGGGTTTCAGCTAAAGATAGAAAAGATCGATATCATTGAACCTCACGGCAAGGCGGAGATAGTCAGGTTCCTTTCATCCGGTCTTATTAATGGTATCGGCCCTGTGACGGCGCAGAGGATCGTGGAATGTTTCGGGAAGGATACCCTTGAAGTCCTGGACAGAAACCCTCAGGCAATATTGCAGGTGAAGGGCATCGGACAAGTTACCTCTGAAAAGATCATGTCCTCGTGGAAAGAA contains:
- a CDS encoding helix-hairpin-helix domain-containing protein — protein: MKISNTKEMNNNLSIMGEFLRFLYKSENFSVMLVKVVKIVEKGSGLNGNCPAAGKTIACVGPIPEGFFYDGAKHIIAGKWTNTKYGFQLKIEKIDIIEPHGKAEIVRFLSSGLINGIGPVTAQRIVECFGKDTLEVLDRNPQAILQVKGIGQVTSEKIMSSWKE